A genomic window from bacterium includes:
- a CDS encoding AbrB/MazE/SpoVT family DNA-binding domain-containing protein — translation MLAKLTSKNQITLPKSAVMAFEGASYYDVEVRPDGLMLRPAKLQVGADPLAEARRKFREKGFDEGTIADAVKWARKKRKK, via the coding sequence ATGCTCGCGAAATTGACATCCAAAAATCAGATCACACTCCCCAAATCCGCCGTGATGGCTTTTGAAGGAGCCTCCTATTACGACGTGGAGGTCCGCCCGGATGGTTTGATGCTGAGGCCGGCCAAGTTGCAGGTCGGGGCCGATCCTTTGGCGGAGGCCCGGAGGAAATTCCGGGAAAAGGGCTTCGACGAAGGGACCATCGCCGACGCGGTGAAGTGGGCCAGGAAAAAGCGTAAAAAATGA